A genomic region of Oenanthe melanoleuca isolate GR-GAL-2019-014 chromosome 25, OMel1.0, whole genome shotgun sequence contains the following coding sequences:
- the CHRNB2 gene encoding neuronal acetylcholine receptor subunit beta-2 isoform X1 — translation MDSSSRSSRLRSRPAGAAATSAPLRPGPPAAACALAASSGPARCIFPWRDPLRRRRRRSPGARPRWRRHGPAPGSAVAGMGGAAPPKASRDIPEVTLRSLGTDTEERLVEYLLDPARYNKLIRPATNGSELVTVQLMVSLAQLISVHEREQIMTTNVWLTQEWEDYRLTWKPEDFDNMKKVRLPSKHIWLPDVVLYNNADGMYEVSFYSNAVISYDGSIFWLPPAIYKSACKIEVKHFPFDQQNCTMKFRSWTYDRTEIDLVLKSEVASLDDFTPSGEWDIVALPGRRNENPDDSTYVDITYDFIIRRKPLFYTINLIIPCILITSLAILVFYLPSDCGEKMTLCISVLLALTVFLLLISKIVPPTSLDVPLVGKYLMFTMVLVTFSIVTSVCVLNVHHRSPTTHTMPPWVRTLFLHKLPALLFMKQPRQSCARQRLRQRRHTQERAAAAALFVQAGARTCTCYANPGAAKAEGLNGYRERQGQAAPAAGCSCGLEEAVDGVRFIADHMRSEDDDQSVSEDWKYVAMVIDRLFLWIFVFVCVFGTIGMFLQPLFQNYTTNSLLQLGQGTPTSK, via the exons ATGGACTCGAGCAGCCGCAGCTCCCGCCTCAGGAGCCGCCCGGCGGGGGCCGCCGCCACctcggccccgctccgcccgggcccccccgccgccgcctgcGCCCTCGCCGCCTCCTCCGGCCCCGCCCGCTGCATCTTCCCATGGAGGGacccgctccgccgccgccgccgccgcagccccggaGCCCgcccaagatggcggcggcaCGGCCCCGCTCCCGGAAGTGCCGTCGCCGGAAtgggcggggccgccccgccgaAAGCGTCTCGCGACATCCCGGAAGTGACGCTCA GGAGCCTGGGCACAGACACGGAGGAGCGACTGGTTGAGTATCTGCTGGACCCTGCCCGCTATAACAAGCTGATCCGGCCGGCGACCAATGGCTCTGAGCTGGTGACCGTGCAGCTGATGGTGTCGCTGGCGCAGCTCATCAGCGTG CATGAGCGGGAGCAGATCATGACCACGAACGTCTGGCTGACCCAG GAATGGGAGGACTATCGCCTCACGTGGAAGCCTGAGGACTTTGACAACATGAAGAAGGTCCGCCTGCCCTCCAAGCACATCTGGCTGCCTGATGTGGTGCTCTACAACAA CGCCGATGGGATGTACGAGGTCTCCTTTTACTCCAACGCTGTCATCTCCTATGATGGCAGCATCTTCTGGCTGCCGCCTGCCATCTATAAGAGTGCGTGCAAGATCGAGGTGAAGCACTTCCCCTTTGACCAGCAGAACTGCACCATGAAGTTCCGTTCCTGGACCTACGACCGCACCGAGATTGACCTGGTGCTGAAGAGCGAGGTGGCCAGCCTGGATGACTTCACACCCAGCGGCGAGTGGGACAttgtggcactgccagggcgGCGCAACGAGAACCCCGATGACTCCACCTATGTGGACATCACGTACGACTTCATCATTCGGCGTAAGCCGCTCTTCTACACCATCAACCTCATCATCCCCTGCATCCTCATCACCTCCCTGGCAATCCTGGTGTTTTACCTCCCGTCTGACTGTGGCGAGAAGATGACACTCTGCATCTCTGTCCTGCTCGCCCTCACCGTCTTTCTCCTGCTCATCTCCAAGATCGTGCCACCCACCTCACTGGACGTACCCCTGGTGGGCAAGTATCTTATGTTCACCATGGTGCTGGTGACCTTCTCCATCGTCACCAGCGTCTGTGTCCTCAACGTGCACCACCGCTCGCCCACCACGCACACCATGCCGCCCTGGGTCCGCACCCTCTTCCTGCACAAGCTCCCGGCGCTGCTCTTCATGAAGCAGCCGCGGCAGAGCTGCGCGCGCCAGCGCCTGCGCCAGCGCCGGCACACCCAGGAGcgcgccgctgccgccgccctCTTCGTCCAGGCTGGCGCTCGCACCTGCACCTGCTATGCCAACCCTGGTGCTGCCAAGGCTGAGGGGCTCAACGGCTACCGGGAGCGGCAGGGGCAGGCGGCCCCGGCAGCCGGCTGCAGCTGCGGGCTGGAGGAAGCGGTGGATGGCGTGCGCTTCATTGCCGACCACATGCGCAGTGAGGATGACGATCAGAGC GTGAGCGAGGACTGGAAGTATGTGGCCATGGTCATCGACCGCCTCTTCTTGTGGATCTTCGTCTTCGTCTGTGTCTTTGGCACCATTGGCAtgttcctgcagcccctcttcCAGAACTACACCACCaactccctgctgcagcttggCCAGGGCACCCCCACCTCCAAATAG
- the CHRNB2 gene encoding neuronal acetylcholine receptor subunit beta-2 isoform X2, with product MALLRVLCLLAALRRSLGTDTEERLVEYLLDPARYNKLIRPATNGSELVTVQLMVSLAQLISVHEREQIMTTNVWLTQEWEDYRLTWKPEDFDNMKKVRLPSKHIWLPDVVLYNNADGMYEVSFYSNAVISYDGSIFWLPPAIYKSACKIEVKHFPFDQQNCTMKFRSWTYDRTEIDLVLKSEVASLDDFTPSGEWDIVALPGRRNENPDDSTYVDITYDFIIRRKPLFYTINLIIPCILITSLAILVFYLPSDCGEKMTLCISVLLALTVFLLLISKIVPPTSLDVPLVGKYLMFTMVLVTFSIVTSVCVLNVHHRSPTTHTMPPWVRTLFLHKLPALLFMKQPRQSCARQRLRQRRHTQERAAAAALFVQAGARTCTCYANPGAAKAEGLNGYRERQGQAAPAAGCSCGLEEAVDGVRFIADHMRSEDDDQSVSEDWKYVAMVIDRLFLWIFVFVCVFGTIGMFLQPLFQNYTTNSLLQLGQGTPTSK from the exons ATGGCGCTGCTGCGCGTCCTCTGCCTCCTCGCTGCCCTCAGAC GGAGCCTGGGCACAGACACGGAGGAGCGACTGGTTGAGTATCTGCTGGACCCTGCCCGCTATAACAAGCTGATCCGGCCGGCGACCAATGGCTCTGAGCTGGTGACCGTGCAGCTGATGGTGTCGCTGGCGCAGCTCATCAGCGTG CATGAGCGGGAGCAGATCATGACCACGAACGTCTGGCTGACCCAG GAATGGGAGGACTATCGCCTCACGTGGAAGCCTGAGGACTTTGACAACATGAAGAAGGTCCGCCTGCCCTCCAAGCACATCTGGCTGCCTGATGTGGTGCTCTACAACAA CGCCGATGGGATGTACGAGGTCTCCTTTTACTCCAACGCTGTCATCTCCTATGATGGCAGCATCTTCTGGCTGCCGCCTGCCATCTATAAGAGTGCGTGCAAGATCGAGGTGAAGCACTTCCCCTTTGACCAGCAGAACTGCACCATGAAGTTCCGTTCCTGGACCTACGACCGCACCGAGATTGACCTGGTGCTGAAGAGCGAGGTGGCCAGCCTGGATGACTTCACACCCAGCGGCGAGTGGGACAttgtggcactgccagggcgGCGCAACGAGAACCCCGATGACTCCACCTATGTGGACATCACGTACGACTTCATCATTCGGCGTAAGCCGCTCTTCTACACCATCAACCTCATCATCCCCTGCATCCTCATCACCTCCCTGGCAATCCTGGTGTTTTACCTCCCGTCTGACTGTGGCGAGAAGATGACACTCTGCATCTCTGTCCTGCTCGCCCTCACCGTCTTTCTCCTGCTCATCTCCAAGATCGTGCCACCCACCTCACTGGACGTACCCCTGGTGGGCAAGTATCTTATGTTCACCATGGTGCTGGTGACCTTCTCCATCGTCACCAGCGTCTGTGTCCTCAACGTGCACCACCGCTCGCCCACCACGCACACCATGCCGCCCTGGGTCCGCACCCTCTTCCTGCACAAGCTCCCGGCGCTGCTCTTCATGAAGCAGCCGCGGCAGAGCTGCGCGCGCCAGCGCCTGCGCCAGCGCCGGCACACCCAGGAGcgcgccgctgccgccgccctCTTCGTCCAGGCTGGCGCTCGCACCTGCACCTGCTATGCCAACCCTGGTGCTGCCAAGGCTGAGGGGCTCAACGGCTACCGGGAGCGGCAGGGGCAGGCGGCCCCGGCAGCCGGCTGCAGCTGCGGGCTGGAGGAAGCGGTGGATGGCGTGCGCTTCATTGCCGACCACATGCGCAGTGAGGATGACGATCAGAGC GTGAGCGAGGACTGGAAGTATGTGGCCATGGTCATCGACCGCCTCTTCTTGTGGATCTTCGTCTTCGTCTGTGTCTTTGGCACCATTGGCAtgttcctgcagcccctcttcCAGAACTACACCACCaactccctgctgcagcttggCCAGGGCACCCCCACCTCCAAATAG